Proteins encoded in a region of the Pseudomonas sp. GOM7 genome:
- a CDS encoding IscS subfamily cysteine desulfurase, with translation MKLPIYLDYSATTPVDPRVAQKMSECLLVDGNFGNPASRSHVFGWKAEEAVENARRQVAELVNADPREIVWTSGATESDNLAIKGVAHFYASKGKHIITSKIEHKAVLDTTRQLEREGFEVTYLEPGEDGLITPAMVEAALREDTVLVSLMHVNNEIGTINDITAIGELTRSRGVLLHVDAAQSTGKVEIDLEKMKVDLMSFSAHKTYGPKGVGALYVRRKPRVRLEAQTHGGGHERGMRSGTLATHQCVGMGEAFRIAKEEMAAENQRITALRDRFYRQLEGMEELYVNGSLTARVPHNLNLSFNYVEGESLIMALKDLAVSSGSACTSASLEPSYVLRALGRNDELAHSSIRFTFGRFTSEEEVDYAAAKVREAVDKLRELSPLWDMFKEGVDLSSVEWAAH, from the coding sequence ATGAAATTACCGATCTATCTCGATTATTCCGCTACCACGCCGGTCGACCCGCGCGTGGCGCAGAAGATGAGCGAGTGTCTGTTGGTCGACGGTAACTTCGGCAACCCGGCTTCGCGCTCCCACGTCTTCGGCTGGAAGGCCGAGGAGGCGGTGGAAAACGCCCGTCGTCAGGTCGCCGAGCTGGTCAATGCCGACCCGCGCGAAATCGTCTGGACCAGTGGTGCCACCGAGTCCGACAACCTGGCCATCAAGGGTGTCGCGCATTTCTATGCCAGCAAGGGCAAGCACATCATCACCTCGAAGATCGAGCACAAGGCGGTGCTGGACACCACCCGCCAGCTCGAGCGCGAAGGCTTCGAGGTCACCTATCTGGAGCCGGGCGAAGACGGCCTGATCACTCCGGCGATGGTCGAAGCAGCGCTGCGCGAGGACACCGTGCTGGTGTCGCTCATGCACGTCAACAACGAAATCGGCACCATCAACGACATCACCGCCATCGGCGAGCTGACTCGCTCCCGTGGCGTGCTGTTGCACGTTGATGCCGCCCAGTCCACCGGCAAGGTGGAGATCGATCTGGAAAAGATGAAGGTCGATCTGATGTCCTTCTCCGCACACAAGACCTACGGCCCCAAAGGCGTCGGTGCCCTGTACGTGCGCCGCAAGCCGCGTGTGCGTCTGGAAGCGCAGACCCACGGCGGTGGTCACGAGCGCGGCATGCGTTCGGGTACCCTGGCCACGCACCAGTGTGTCGGCATGGGCGAGGCCTTCCGTATCGCCAAGGAAGAAATGGCCGCGGAAAACCAGCGCATCACGGCCCTGCGTGACCGTTTCTACCGTCAGCTCGAAGGCATGGAAGAACTCTATGTCAACGGCAGTCTGACCGCTCGTGTACCGCATAACCTGAATCTGAGCTTCAACTACGTCGAGGGTGAGTCGCTGATCATGGCGCTCAAGGATCTCGCCGTATCGTCCGGTTCGGCCTGCACCTCGGCTTCGCTGGAGCCGTCCTACGTGCTGCGTGCCCTGGGTCGTAACGACGAGCTGGCGCACAGTTCGATCCGCTTCACCTTCGGCCGTTTCACCAGCGAAGAAGAGGTCGACTACGCCGCCGCCAAGGTGCGCGAGGCCGTGGACAAGCTGCGCGAGCTGTCGCCCCTGTGGGATATGTTCAAAGAAGGTGTCGACCTTTCCAGCGTGGAATGGGCAGCACACTGA
- the iscR gene encoding Fe-S cluster assembly transcriptional regulator IscR, with protein sequence MRLTTKGRYAVTAMLDLALHAQHGPVSLADISERQGISLSYLEQLFARLRRSSLVSSVRGPGGGYQLSREMRSIQVAQVIDAVNESVDATRCQGQGDCHSGDTCLTHHLWCDLSQQIHEFLSGISLADLVARHEVQEVALRQDQRRCTGRAPRLDLDKIEASAIE encoded by the coding sequence ATGCGACTGACCACCAAAGGCCGTTACGCCGTTACCGCCATGCTCGACCTGGCGCTGCACGCGCAGCATGGGCCCGTCTCTCTCGCTGATATTTCCGAGCGTCAAGGTATCTCCCTGTCCTACTTGGAGCAGTTGTTCGCCAGGTTGCGCCGCAGCAGTCTGGTTTCCAGCGTGCGTGGTCCGGGCGGTGGTTACCAGCTATCGCGCGAGATGCGCAGCATTCAGGTTGCGCAGGTGATCGATGCGGTCAACGAGTCGGTCGATGCCACGCGCTGCCAAGGGCAGGGCGATTGCCATTCCGGTGACACCTGCCTGACCCACCACCTGTGGTGTGACCTCAGCCAGCAGATTCATGAGTTCCTCAGTGGCATCAGCCTGGCCGATCTGGTTGCGCGTCATGAGGTGCAGGAAGTCGCGTTGCGCCAGGATCAGCGTCGCTGCACTGGCAGAGCCCCGCGTCTGGATCTGGATAAGATTGAAGCGTCCGCCATCGAGTGA
- the cysE gene encoding serine O-acetyltransferase → MFERMREDIQSVFHRDPAARNAFEVVTCYPGLHAVWLHRIAHALWTSGWKWLARVVSNFGRWMTGIEIHPGARIGRRFFIDHGMGIVIGETAEIGNDVTLYQGVTLGGTSWNKGKRHPTLEDGVVVGAGAKVLGPFTVGAGAKIGSNAVVTKAVPAGATAVGIPGKIIVKSDDEQEAKRQAMAEKIGFDAYGVGQDMPDPVARAIGQLLDHLHAVDGRLEGMCKALTALGSDYCAKDLPVLRDEDFAGVCKDQQRADDKPAA, encoded by the coding sequence ATGTTTGAGCGCATGCGGGAAGACATTCAGAGCGTATTCCATCGGGATCCGGCGGCACGTAATGCCTTCGAGGTGGTCACCTGCTATCCCGGCTTGCACGCCGTATGGCTGCATCGCATTGCTCACGCCCTGTGGACGTCGGGCTGGAAGTGGCTGGCGCGCGTGGTGTCCAACTTCGGTCGCTGGATGACCGGCATCGAGATCCATCCGGGCGCCAGGATAGGGCGGCGTTTCTTCATCGACCACGGCATGGGTATCGTCATCGGCGAGACCGCCGAGATCGGCAACGACGTGACGCTCTATCAGGGCGTGACCTTGGGCGGCACCAGTTGGAACAAGGGCAAGCGCCATCCCACGCTGGAAGATGGCGTGGTGGTCGGTGCCGGGGCCAAGGTGCTCGGCCCGTTCACCGTCGGTGCCGGGGCCAAGATCGGTTCCAACGCCGTGGTGACCAAGGCGGTGCCGGCTGGCGCCACGGCGGTCGGCATTCCCGGCAAGATCATCGTCAAGTCCGATGACGAGCAGGAAGCCAAGCGTCAGGCCATGGCCGAGAAGATCGGCTTCGATGCCTATGGCGTCGGTCAGGACATGCCCGACCCTGTGGCGCGTGCCATTGGCCAGTTGCTCGATCACCTGCATGCCGTCGATGGCCGTCTGGAGGGCATGTGCAAGGCCTTGACCGCGCTGGGTAGCGACTACTGCGCCAAGGATCTGCCGGTGTTGCGCGACGAGGATTTCGCCGGGGTCTGCAAGGATCAGCAGCGGGCGGACGACAAGCCGGCAGCCTGA
- the trmJ gene encoding tRNA (cytosine(32)/uridine(32)-2'-O)-methyltransferase TrmJ: MLERIRVVLVGTSHPGNIGGAARAMKNMGLSRLVLVAPEDFPSSDAVARASGATDILDAAQVVGTLEEALVGCTLVIGTSARDRRIPWPMLDPRECGVTSCEQAAGGGEVALVFGREYAGLTNEELQRCQYHVHIPSNPEFSSLNLAAAVQVLSYEVRMAWLAAEQLPTKVAKLETTAMLNTQLATADELESFYGHLERTLVTIGFLDPEKPRHLMSRLRRLYGRSDVSKLEMNILRGILTETEKAARGEHHKRGKIDV, encoded by the coding sequence TTGCTGGAAAGAATTCGTGTTGTGCTGGTCGGTACCAGTCATCCGGGTAACATCGGCGGTGCGGCGCGGGCAATGAAGAACATGGGCCTTTCGCGGCTGGTGCTGGTGGCGCCGGAAGATTTTCCTAGTAGCGACGCCGTGGCGCGTGCCTCGGGTGCCACCGATATCCTCGATGCCGCGCAGGTGGTCGGCACCCTGGAAGAGGCCCTGGTGGGCTGCACCCTGGTGATCGGTACCAGTGCTCGGGATCGGCGTATCCCCTGGCCTATGCTCGATCCGCGCGAGTGCGGTGTGACCAGTTGCGAGCAGGCCGCTGGCGGTGGCGAAGTGGCATTGGTGTTCGGTCGTGAATATGCCGGCCTGACCAATGAAGAGCTGCAGCGATGTCAGTATCACGTGCACATTCCATCGAATCCTGAATTCAGTTCGCTCAATCTGGCGGCAGCGGTGCAGGTGTTGAGCTACGAAGTGCGCATGGCCTGGCTGGCGGCCGAGCAGTTGCCGACCAAGGTGGCCAAGCTGGAAACCACGGCCATGCTCAATACCCAGTTGGCCACGGCCGATGAGCTGGAGTCCTTCTACGGGCACCTGGAGCGTACGCTGGTGACCATCGGTTTTCTCGATCCGGAGAAACCGCGGCACCTGATGAGCCGTCTGCGTCGCCTGTACGGGCGCAGTGATGTGAGCAAGCTGGAAATGAATATTCTGCGCGGCATCCTGACCGAAACCGAGAAGGCGGCGCGCGGGGAGCATCACAAGCGGGGAAAGATAGATGTTTGA
- the suhB gene encoding type III secretion system regulator SuhB, with amino-acid sequence MQPMLNIALRAARSAGEMIFRSIERLDVISVDEKDAKDYVTEVDKAAELMIVQAIRKAYPTHGFLGEEGGVLEGSGEGADYQWIIDPLDGTTNFVRGVPHFAISIACKYRGRLEHAIVLDPVRQEEFTASRGRGAALNGRRLRVSSRKSLDGALLGTGFPFRDGQLDHLENYLGMFRSLTGQTAGIRRAGAASLDLAYVAAGRFDAFWEFGLSEWDMAAGALLIQEAGGLVSDFTGGHEFLEKGQIVAGNTKCFKAVLTAIQPHLAPSMKR; translated from the coding sequence ATGCAGCCCATGCTGAATATCGCCCTGCGCGCCGCCCGCAGCGCCGGTGAAATGATCTTTCGCTCCATTGAGCGCCTGGATGTCATCTCGGTCGACGAGAAGGATGCCAAGGACTACGTCACCGAAGTCGACAAGGCCGCCGAACTGATGATCGTCCAGGCCATTCGCAAGGCCTACCCGACCCACGGTTTCCTGGGCGAGGAAGGCGGCGTGCTGGAAGGCAGCGGCGAAGGCGCCGATTATCAGTGGATCATCGACCCGCTGGATGGCACCACCAACTTCGTCCGCGGCGTACCGCACTTCGCCATCAGCATCGCCTGCAAATACCGTGGGCGCCTCGAGCACGCCATCGTCCTCGACCCGGTGCGCCAGGAAGAATTCACCGCCAGCCGCGGCCGTGGCGCCGCCCTCAATGGCCGCCGCCTGCGTGTGAGCAGCCGCAAGAGCCTCGATGGCGCCCTGTTGGGTACCGGCTTTCCGTTCCGTGACGGCCAGCTCGACCACCTGGAAAACTACCTGGGCATGTTCCGCAGCCTGACCGGCCAGACCGCTGGCATCCGCCGTGCCGGCGCCGCCAGCCTGGATTTGGCCTACGTCGCTGCCGGCCGCTTCGATGCCTTCTGGGAGTTCGGCCTGTCGGAGTGGGACATGGCCGCAGGCGCCCTGCTGATCCAGGAAGCCGGCGGCCTGGTGAGCGACTTCACCGGCGGCCACGAATTCCTCGAAAAGGGCCAGATCGTCGCCGGCAATACCAAGTGCTTCAAGGCCGTGCTGACCGCGATCCAACCGCACCTGGCGCCCTCGATGAAGCGCTGA
- a CDS encoding glycine zipper 2TM domain-containing protein, translated as MNKSMLVGAVLGAVGVTAGGAVATYSLVDRGPSYAEVLAVTPVKETIKTPREVCKDVTVTRQRPVQDQHQIAGTAIGAIAGGLLGNQIGGGNGKKIATVAGAIGGGYAGNKVQEGMQARDTYTTTETRCNTVTDTSEKVVGYDVKYQLGEKVGNVRMDRDPGSQIPVNKQGELVLVQQAQ; from the coding sequence ATGAACAAGTCGATGTTGGTAGGTGCCGTACTGGGCGCTGTGGGTGTGACGGCGGGTGGGGCGGTTGCCACTTACAGCCTGGTGGATCGTGGTCCGTCCTATGCGGAGGTGCTGGCGGTCACGCCAGTCAAGGAAACCATCAAGACCCCGCGCGAGGTGTGCAAAGACGTCACCGTGACGCGACAGCGTCCGGTGCAGGATCAACACCAGATCGCCGGTACGGCGATCGGCGCCATTGCCGGTGGCCTGCTGGGTAATCAGATCGGTGGTGGTAACGGCAAGAAAATCGCCACCGTGGCCGGTGCCATCGGTGGTGGTTATGCCGGCAACAAGGTTCAGGAAGGCATGCAGGCCCGTGACACCTATACCACCACGGAAACCCGCTGCAACACGGTTACCGACACCAGCGAGAAAGTGGTCGGCTATGACGTGAAGTATCAACTGGGTGAGAAGGTCGGCAACGTGCGCATGGATCGCGACCCCGGCAGCCAGATTCCGGTCAACAAACAAGGTGAACTGGTGCTGGTGCAGCAGGCGCAATGA
- the secF gene encoding protein translocase subunit SecF: MKSTIRFMAVRNIAFSITVVLTLIGLGALFAKGLNFGLDFTGGTLIELQYEQAANLDNIKAELGQAGYADAIVQNFGASTDVLVRLAGDEVDLGKRVAEALRTAGSAKFEVKRVEFVGPQVGEELRDKGGIAMLLALGGVLLYLAFRFQWKFGMGAIASLVHDVIITLGVLAFFRVPFDLTVLAAVLAMIGYSLNDTIIIYDRIRENFRMLRKASLIENIDISVTQTLLRTIATSLSTALALLALLFFGGDALAGFALTLLIGVVVGTYSSVYIGAVVLVWLKLTVEDLIPPAVEVEADDGRP, encoded by the coding sequence ATCAAGTCAACCATTCGTTTCATGGCGGTGCGCAACATCGCCTTTTCCATTACGGTCGTGCTGACGCTGATCGGCCTGGGCGCGCTGTTCGCCAAGGGCCTCAACTTCGGCCTGGATTTCACCGGCGGTACGCTGATCGAACTGCAGTACGAGCAGGCGGCCAACCTGGATAACATCAAGGCCGAGCTGGGCCAGGCCGGTTATGCCGATGCCATCGTGCAGAACTTCGGTGCCAGCACCGACGTGCTGGTGCGCCTGGCTGGTGACGAGGTCGATCTTGGCAAGCGCGTCGCCGAGGCGTTGCGCACGGCTGGCAGTGCCAAGTTCGAGGTCAAGCGGGTCGAGTTCGTCGGCCCGCAGGTCGGCGAAGAGCTGCGCGACAAGGGTGGTATCGCCATGCTTCTGGCGCTGGGTGGTGTGCTGTTGTACCTGGCCTTCCGCTTCCAGTGGAAGTTCGGCATGGGCGCCATCGCCTCGCTGGTGCATGACGTCATCATCACTCTGGGTGTGCTGGCCTTCTTCCGGGTGCCCTTCGACCTGACGGTGCTGGCCGCGGTGCTGGCGATGATCGGTTACTCGCTCAACGACACCATCATCATCTACGACCGTATCCGCGAGAACTTCCGCATGCTGCGCAAGGCGTCGCTGATCGAGAACATCGATATCTCGGTCACTCAGACCCTGCTGCGTACCATCGCCACGTCGCTGTCCACAGCCCTGGCCCTGCTGGCGCTGCTGTTCTTCGGTGGCGACGCGCTGGCAGGCTTTGCTCTGACGCTGCTGATCGGTGTGGTGGTCGGCACCTACTCCTCGGTGTACATCGGGGCTGTGGTGCTGGTGTGGCTGAAGCTGACCGTGGAAGATCTGATCCCGCCTGCGGTCGAGGTCGAGGCTGACGACGGACGGCCCTGA